A region of Streptomyces sp. 846.5 DNA encodes the following proteins:
- a CDS encoding DUF6409 family protein, which produces MMELANRTERPVPTVAELVPGTLVTVRPLPGFDRIPASCGVVLDAWGDCTLVWFWGLGLPVAGKSVHAIFPREITVLTTTLETVPSGAFESIAAGLDTLKGQSWYPSELQPLIERVEEVRARRAAQLAERA; this is translated from the coding sequence ATGATGGAACTTGCCAACCGCACCGAGCGGCCCGTTCCCACCGTCGCCGAGCTGGTCCCCGGAACGCTGGTGACGGTCCGGCCGCTGCCGGGCTTCGACCGCATCCCCGCCAGCTGTGGCGTTGTGCTCGACGCGTGGGGAGACTGCACGCTGGTCTGGTTCTGGGGACTGGGTCTGCCGGTCGCGGGCAAGAGCGTGCACGCGATCTTCCCCCGGGAGATCACCGTGCTGACGACCACGCTGGAGACCGTGCCGAGCGGTGCGTTCGAGAGCATCGCGGCCGGTCTGGACACCCTCAAGGGCCAGAGCTGGTACCCCTCCGAGCTGCAGCCGCTGATTGAGCGGGTCGAGGAGGTCCGCGCCCGCCGCGCTGCCCAGCTCGCCGAACGGGCCTAG
- a CDS encoding DNA ligase: protein MATSDAPEPPVVLRPPVEVMRPTAVRSLPTGPTWIYQAKADGFRAVLFVLEGGRVVLQSRSGRNLASEFPDLTAALSQVLPVGTVLDGEICAADQTGRLVFTELLRSHRARQARKISVSYIAFDLLAVAGTDHRADPLNQRLDLLRNALADTGPIVQPVLGTRNRDEALLWYEQLVHHGIEGIVAKNGTSPYRATGASARRSWVKLRHAETDDAQVIGLAGALRRPEALVMELSDGRREMTSPRLDATQARQVTAAAGQLRDPRPDEQESDRIHWLATPLPAEVIVGSGRNGRVRFIRLRLPD, encoded by the coding sequence ATGGCCACGAGCGACGCCCCCGAGCCCCCGGTGGTGCTCCGGCCCCCGGTCGAGGTGATGCGCCCCACAGCAGTCCGCTCGCTACCGACCGGACCAACCTGGATCTATCAGGCGAAAGCGGACGGGTTCCGAGCTGTGCTGTTCGTCCTGGAGGGCGGCCGGGTCGTCCTGCAGTCCCGCTCAGGCCGCAACCTGGCCAGCGAGTTCCCCGACCTCACCGCCGCACTGTCCCAGGTCCTGCCCGTAGGGACTGTGCTCGACGGCGAAATCTGCGCGGCCGACCAGACCGGCCGACTGGTCTTCACCGAGTTGCTACGCAGCCACCGCGCACGCCAGGCACGCAAGATCAGCGTCAGCTACATCGCGTTCGACTTGCTCGCGGTCGCCGGCACCGACCACCGGGCCGACCCGCTGAACCAACGGCTGGACCTCCTACGGAACGCCCTGGCCGACACCGGCCCCATCGTGCAACCCGTCCTCGGGACCCGAAACCGCGATGAGGCACTGCTCTGGTACGAGCAGTTGGTGCACCACGGCATCGAGGGCATCGTGGCCAAGAACGGTACGAGCCCCTACCGCGCCACCGGCGCCAGCGCCCGGAGATCCTGGGTCAAATTGCGCCACGCGGAGACCGACGACGCCCAGGTCATCGGCCTGGCCGGAGCACTACGCCGACCCGAGGCCCTGGTGATGGAACTGTCCGACGGCCGCCGCGAGATGACCTCACCGCGGCTGGACGCAACCCAGGCCCGCCAGGTCACCGCCGCCGCCGGCCAGCTGCGCGACCCCCGCCCCGACGAGCAGGAGAGCGACCGGATTCACTGGCTGGCCACCCCACTGCCAGCCGAGGTCATCGTGGGCAGCGGCAGAAACGGCCGCGTGCGGTTCATCCGCCTGCGCCTGCCCGACTGA
- the dapF gene encoding diaminopimelate epimerase, with protein sequence MTIRPPHLPHGLPAQPAPTAGDTRPTWQFIKGHGTENDFIVLPDPDGLLNLTPQDVRRLCDRRAGIGADGVLRVVRSAAHRDAAAMADQAEWFMDYWNADGSQGQMCGNGIRVFARYLIDAALTDPAGFAVATRAGIRQVRSDSTERPGDWITVAMGSPRLPGPEAVQVTVAARQWSAVNVDMGNPHAVALVDDLAHAGDLLAAPTVEPADAYPEGVTVEFVVSLGPRHLAMRVHERGVGETHSCGTGACAAVTAAILRDTTPRPRRSAARYTVDVPGGSLHVTVLASGAMELSGPALLVARGTVSPSRLGPTPTLAPAIRRPGPGSFGPGRSGVTDRKRQE encoded by the coding sequence ATGACCATCCGGCCACCCCACCTTCCGCACGGGCTCCCCGCCCAGCCAGCCCCCACCGCTGGGGACACGCGTCCGACCTGGCAGTTCATCAAGGGGCACGGCACTGAGAACGACTTCATCGTGCTGCCCGACCCGGACGGACTGCTGAACCTGACCCCCCAGGACGTGCGGCGCCTGTGCGACCGGCGCGCCGGCATCGGAGCTGACGGCGTCCTGCGGGTGGTCCGCTCCGCAGCCCACCGCGACGCCGCCGCCATGGCCGACCAGGCCGAATGGTTCATGGACTACTGGAACGCCGACGGGTCGCAGGGCCAGATGTGCGGCAACGGCATCCGGGTCTTCGCCCGCTACCTCATAGACGCCGCCCTCACCGACCCGGCCGGCTTCGCCGTCGCCACCCGCGCCGGGATCCGTCAGGTCCGCTCCGACTCGACGGAACGCCCCGGCGACTGGATCACGGTTGCGATGGGCTCCCCCCGGCTGCCCGGCCCGGAAGCGGTCCAGGTCACCGTTGCCGCACGGCAGTGGAGCGCGGTCAACGTCGACATGGGCAACCCCCACGCCGTCGCCCTGGTCGACGACCTCGCGCACGCGGGCGACCTGCTCGCGGCCCCCACCGTGGAGCCAGCCGACGCGTACCCCGAGGGCGTCACGGTGGAGTTCGTCGTCTCCCTCGGCCCGCGGCACCTGGCCATGCGGGTCCATGAGCGCGGAGTGGGGGAGACCCACTCCTGCGGCACCGGCGCCTGCGCAGCCGTCACCGCCGCGATCCTGCGTGACACCACGCCGAGGCCGCGCAGGTCAGCCGCGCGCTACACCGTCGACGTCCCCGGCGGATCCCTGCACGTCACCGTCCTGGCCTCCGGTGCCATGGAACTGAGCGGTCCCGCCCTGCTCGTGGCGCGGGGCACCGTCAGTCCGTCGCGACTCGGCCCCACCCCAACGCTGGCCCCCGCCATCCGCCGTCCCGGCCCCGGATCATTCGGACCCGGCCGGTCGGGTGTCACAGACCGGAAGCGGCAGGAATAA
- a CDS encoding ParB N-terminal domain-containing protein, which translates to MSVTTKPSTWPTVTVAGLIAHPGNVLPQADAELTADIAANGITDPLHIVTTSTGVQQVMDGMRRLAAALAAGLESVPFSPRAVIRLADLTPHPDNPRESLNLTSEFVATFAAEGCVIPVKFRTLADGTRQIVDGHRRFFAAKEAGLTHVPYELDELDDASTYVEMVVTATHRTGLTDREEAAALFSAAEAGAGVKRLATAAGTSQKAVKASLNALRSASARRAEAAAGGLDLTTMAALADLEARDAEAAEKVAAELEANPKTNVEWAVRRAGVELDQRDKLAAHRAELEARGARLRTEHELSDKASSLYYIQGDTSAHETQCQGHVWVLKSGATQYTAYCANTEVFGHTVRDHDGRTKVKTDPAERKRVISGNLDWDTAEQQRREWIATLLKRRALPRATADRMASIAALAMLCAGQDSMSDRCGNDKASERLAEMVGGTKATVRADLAKRWGTPKDAARLAFAVTAAAYESYIGRQSWRDGSAVMRTAAAQWLAWLTELGYEPAAVEIATRDGKAYKPVAKAAKGQKKLS; encoded by the coding sequence ATGTCCGTGACGACCAAGCCGAGCACCTGGCCGACCGTGACCGTCGCCGGGCTGATCGCCCACCCCGGCAACGTCCTGCCCCAGGCCGACGCCGAGCTGACCGCCGACATCGCGGCGAACGGCATCACCGACCCGCTGCACATCGTGACCACCTCCACCGGCGTCCAGCAGGTGATGGACGGCATGCGCCGCCTGGCCGCCGCCCTGGCCGCCGGTCTGGAGTCCGTGCCGTTCAGCCCGCGCGCGGTCATCCGCCTGGCCGACCTGACCCCGCACCCCGACAATCCCCGCGAATCGCTCAACCTCACCTCCGAGTTCGTGGCCACGTTCGCCGCTGAGGGGTGCGTGATCCCGGTCAAGTTCCGCACGCTGGCGGACGGCACCCGGCAGATCGTCGACGGCCACCGCAGGTTCTTCGCCGCCAAGGAAGCCGGTCTGACCCACGTCCCGTACGAGCTGGACGAGCTGGACGACGCCAGCACGTACGTCGAGATGGTCGTCACGGCCACCCACCGCACCGGGCTGACCGACCGTGAGGAAGCCGCCGCGCTGTTCTCCGCCGCTGAGGCCGGAGCCGGGGTCAAGCGCCTGGCCACCGCTGCCGGGACCAGCCAGAAGGCCGTCAAGGCCAGCCTGAACGCGCTCCGCTCCGCCAGCGCCCGCCGGGCCGAGGCCGCCGCCGGGGGACTGGACCTGACCACCATGGCCGCCCTGGCGGACCTTGAGGCCCGCGACGCCGAGGCCGCCGAGAAGGTCGCCGCCGAGCTGGAGGCCAACCCGAAGACGAATGTTGAGTGGGCGGTCCGCCGGGCCGGGGTCGAGCTGGACCAGCGGGACAAGCTCGCCGCCCACCGCGCCGAGCTGGAGGCGCGCGGAGCCCGGCTCCGCACTGAGCACGAGCTGAGCGACAAGGCCAGCAGCCTCTACTACATCCAGGGCGACACCAGCGCCCACGAGACCCAGTGCCAGGGCCACGTCTGGGTCCTCAAGTCCGGCGCGACGCAGTACACGGCCTACTGCGCCAACACGGAGGTGTTCGGCCACACCGTCCGCGACCACGACGGCCGCACGAAGGTCAAGACGGACCCGGCCGAGCGCAAGCGCGTGATCAGCGGAAACCTGGACTGGGACACCGCCGAGCAGCAGCGCCGGGAGTGGATCGCCACCCTGCTCAAGCGCCGCGCGCTGCCCCGCGCCACCGCCGACCGCATGGCCAGCATCGCCGCCCTGGCCATGCTCTGCGCCGGGCAGGACTCCATGTCCGACCGGTGCGGCAACGACAAGGCCAGCGAGCGCTTGGCCGAGATGGTCGGCGGCACCAAGGCCACCGTCCGCGCCGACCTGGCCAAGCGTTGGGGCACCCCGAAGGACGCCGCCAGGCTCGCGTTCGCGGTGACCGCCGCCGCCTATGAGTCCTACATCGGACGGCAGTCCTGGCGCGACGGCAGCGCTGTCATGCGGACCGCCGCCGCGCAGTGGCTCGCCTGGCTGACCGAACTCGGTTACGAGCCCGCCGCCGTCGAGATCGCCACCCGCGACGGCAAGGCGTACAAGCCCGTCGCCAAGGCCGCCAAGGGTCAGAAGAAGCTCAGCTAG